One window from the genome of Tachypleus tridentatus isolate NWPU-2018 chromosome 11, ASM421037v1, whole genome shotgun sequence encodes:
- the LOC143231568 gene encoding uncharacterized protein LOC143231568 yields the protein MPSVSEEVKNFLVAALHLTADKMVALEEKLQEFGMENLEDFEFLDPEKDLEGTLNLLACRKLALKLKAHFTANGTESIPSVVGTPKSRNLAAAASPAEQCVTPPPLSLSRDNITPTTSGSGYRREAQSWGERFEIPWQKLPDAVQDACAKGTTPAKTDLFAAVRVLCQEIAKVNPKPGKANLNAIAKKIVDTHPRTFMDSIARYGQVGKGYATLANRLSERFDNLNRCSRGNSFRRKLLEEKENGGTTGSAKRKSASVLQQDSYGCIRWQPDLPDGETEESQEQQRCWLVEEYHRGSTDTPRVIQSMTSTYPSQRYLINKGAHLSAVRVNWPFLLQPAYFLSHFEYLMDFSLFERLDHEMSSRADKMLRYCQSQTNVTVATAAAQLTMLAEVVGNVSPKVYGTLLLLPLIFGEDKEDLFKTAEDIITSADLEQHDDLPHPHVVIRGNHPFENNCYAVVEGWQLV from the exons ATGCCCTCTGTGTCAGAAGAAGTGAAGAACTTTCTTGTAGCAGCTCTTCATCTTACAGCAGACAAGATGGTAGCACTAGAGGAGAAGCTGCAAGAATTTGGGATGGAAAATCTGGAAGACTTTGAGTTTCTTGATCCTGAGAAAGATCTTGAAGGGACACTAAACCTGCTTGCCTGCAGAAAACTGGCCCTCAAACTGAAAGCCCACTTCACAGCAAATG GCACTGAAAGTATCCCATCAGTTGTTGGGACTCCAAAAAGTAGAAACCTTGCTGCAGCAGCTTCACCAGCCGAACAATGTGTCACACCCCCACCATTGTCACTGTCAAGGGACAATATCACACCAACCACCTCAGGTTCTGGATATAGACGGGAGGCGCAAAGCTGGGGAGAGAGATTCGAAATCCCTTGGCAAAAGCTGCCTGATGCAGTCCAAGACGCTTGTGCCAAAGGGACAACCCCAGCCAAGACTGATCTCTTTGCTGCAGTAAGAGTGTTGTGCCAAGAAATAGCTAAGGTAAATCCCAAACCTGGGAAAGCTAACTTAAATGCTATTGCCAAGAAGATTGTGGATACGCATCCTAGAACCTTCATGGATTCTATAGcacgatatggccaggtggggaAAGGGTATGCTACTCTCGCAAATCGCCTCTCTGAGAGATTTGACAACCTGAATCGTTGTAGCAGAGGCAACTCTTTCCGCAGGAAGCTGctggaagaaaaagaaaatggaggTACAACTGGTAGTGCTAAGAGAAAGTCTGCCTCAGTGCTGCAGCAGGATAGCTATGGCTGTATCAGGTGGCAGCCTGATCTGCCCGACGGGGAGACTGAGGAAAGCCAGGAACAGCAGAGGTGCTGGCTTGTAGAAGAATACCACCGTGGTAGTACCGACACGCCAAGGGTGATTCAAAGTATGACCAGCACCTACCCGTCACAGCGCTACCTTATTAACAAAGGTGCTCACTTGTCAGCAGTGAGAGTAAATTGGCCTTTCCTTTTACAGCCAGCATACTTTCTAAGCCATTTTGAATACCTTATGGACTTCAGTTTATTTGAAAGACTTGACCATGAGATGAGCAGTAGGGCAGACAAGATGCTGAGGTACTGTCAATCACAAACAAATGTAACTGTGGCAACAGCAGCAGCCCAGTTGACAATGCTAGCCGAAGTGGTTGGAAATGTTAGTCCCAAGGTGTATGGCACCCTCTTGCTGCTTCCTCTGATCTTTGGAGAAGATAAAGAAGACCTCTTTAAAACTGCAGAG GATATCATCACATCTGCTGATTTAGAACAACATGATGACCTACCTCACCCCCATGTAGTCATCAGAG gaAACCATCCATTTGAAAATAACTGCTATGCAGTTGTAGAAGGATGGCAGTTGGTTTGA